One window of Plasmodium relictum strain SGS1 genome assembly, chromosome: 14 genomic DNA carries:
- a CDS encoding RNA polymerase subunit 8c, putative, producing MASSILFEDRFVISSVDNSKFEKVSRIKAKSTGYDAELILDVHSELFKVEEKKAIYLALQDKFLMKNDEKIWEQTENISLNNIEYIMSGRIFKFEELSSERRTVYASFGGLMMALTADKQFIGDLEIDMKIYLLTKNVDIERTRE from the exons atggCATCGAGTATTTTATTTGAAGATCGTTTTGTTATAAGTAGTGTAGATAATTCAAAATTTGAAAAAGTAAGCAGAATAAAAGCTAAAAGTACTGGTTATGATGCTGAATTAATTCTAGATGTTCATTCAGAATTATTTAAAGTGGAAGAAAAAAAG gCTATTTATCTGGCTCTACaagataaatttttaatgaaaaacgATGAAAAAATATGGGAACAAACTGAAAACATTTCgttaaataatattgaataCATTATGAGTGgaagaatttttaaatttgaagAATTATCATCTGAAAGAAg aacgGTTTATGCTTCCTTTGGTGGATTGATGATGGCTTTAACTGCTGATAAGCAGTTTATTGGAGATTTGGAAATAgatatgaaaatttatttactCACAAAAAATGTAGATATTGAAAGAACAAgagaataa
- a CDS encoding proline--tRNA ligase, putative codes for MNSNCEVTIPEEELQKSESLFKELKELNISYREVKHGIAHSIKDLLGMNLENPNNIIKNLFLKDKKKNFFFLCTLNWKTVDLKNLANILNTSNLRFVDEKNLKSILNLLPGCLTPLAMKCDKDNVVKLYFDSELKNMDELIIHPMHNYSSLYMKKTDIVKFCELHNHSPEYISIEEEKIKVDNHKNNKESHSKCNVSNKADDKLKECNLLGITSKKLENFSDWYTQVIVKSELIEYYDISGCYILRPGAYYIWECVQSFFDKEIKKLNVENSYFPLFVTKNKLEKEKSHIEGFSPEVAWVTKYGDSDLPEEIAIRPTSETIMYSAFSKWIRSHRDLPLKLNQWNTVVRWEFKQPTPFIRTREFLWQEGHTAHKNEEEAVKLVFDILDLYRRWYEEYLAVPIIKGLKSEGEKFAGANFTSTAEAFISENGRAIQAATSHYLGTNFAKMFKIEFEDENEIKQYVHQTSWGCTTRSIGIMIMTHGDDKGLVLPPNVSKYKAVIVPILYKNTDENMVYSYCKDIEKVLKNAQINCVFDDRSLYSPGYKFNHWELRGIPIRIEVGPKDIQNNSCVFVRRDNNEKVNVKKESVLLETQQMLVDIHKNLFLKAKKKLDESIVKVTDFSEVMDALNKKKMILAPWCEDIATEDEIKKETQRLSLNQTNTETTLSGAMKPLCIPLDQPPILPNTKCFWSGKPAKRWCLFGRSY; via the coding sequence atGAATTCCAACTGTGAAGTTACAATACCTGAAGAAGAGTTGCAGAAGTCTGAAAGTTTATTTAAAGagttaaaagaattaaatatcAGTTACAGAGAAGTAAAACATGGAATAGCCCATTCTATTAAGGATTTATTAGGAATGAATTTAGAGAATccaaataatattataaaaaatttatttctaaaagataaaaaaaaaaatttttttttcttatgtaCCCTAAATTGGAAAACTGTTgacttaaaaaatttagcTAATATATTAAACACCTCTAACTTAAGGTTTGTTGAtgaaaagaatttaaaaagtattttaaatttactaCCAGGATGTCTTACCCCACTTGCAATGAAGTGTGATAAAGATAATGTCGTAAAACTTTATTTTGATtcagaattaaaaaatatggatGAGCTAATAATTCACCCAATGCATAATTATAGTAGTTTgtatatgaaaaaaacagACATAGTAAAATTTTGCGAGTTGCATAATCATTCTCCAGAATATATAAGCATTGAAgaagagaaaataaaagtagataatcacaaaaataataaagaatcaCATTCAAAATGTAATGTAAGTAATAAGGCtgatgataaattaaaagagtGTAATTTGCTAGGAATCACctcaaaaaaattagaaaatttttcAGACTGGTATACTCAAGTAATAGTAAAAAGTGAATTAATAGAGTATTATGATATTTCAGGTTGTTATATATTAAGACCTGGAGCCTATTACATATGGGAGTGTGTACAATCTTTTTTTGATAAGGaaatcaaaaaattaaatgtagAAAATTCATATTTTCCACTTTttgtaacaaaaaataaactagaaaaagaaaaaagtcaTATTGAAGGTTTTAGTCCCGAAGTTGCATGGGTAACAAAGTATGGAGATTCGGATTTACCTGAAGAAATAGCAATTAGGCCAACCAGTGAAACTATAATGTATTCTGCTTTCTCTAAATGGATTAGATCTCATAGAGATTTACCTCTGAAATTAAATCAATGGAATACTGTGGTTAGATGGGAATTTAAGCAGCCAACTCCTTTTATAAGAACAAGAGAATTTTTATGGCAAGAAGGCCATACCGctcataaaaatgaagaagaagcAGTGAAACTTGTCTTCGATATATTAGATTTGTATAGAAGATGGTATGAAGAATATTTAGCTGTTCCTATTATAAAAGGATTAAAAAGTGAAGGAGAAAAATTTGCAGGAGCAAATTTTACTTCTACTGCTGAAGCTTTCATAAGCGAAAATGGAAGAGCTATACAAGCAGCTACTTCTCATTACTTAGGTACAAATTTTGCaaaaatgtttaaaattGAATTtgaagatgaaaatgaaatcaAGCAATATGTTCATCAAACGTCATGGGGATGTACTACTAGATCAATAGGAATTATGATAATGACTCATGGAGATGATAAAGGGTTGGTGTTGCCTCCAAACGTTTCTAAATATAAGGCTGTTATTGTACCAATactatataaaaatacagATGAAAATATGGTATATTCCTACTGTAAAGATATTgaaaaagttttaaaaaatgcaCAAATTAATTGTGTATTTGATGATAGAAGTTTATACTCTCCAGgatataaatttaatcaTTGGGAATTAAGAGGAATACCTATAAGAATTGAAGTTGGTCCTAAAGATATTCAAAATAACTCTTGTGTGTTTGTAAGAAGggataataatgaaaaggTTAATGTCAAAAAAGAATCAGTTTTATTGGAAACACAACAAATGCTTGTTGACATTCAtaaaaacttatttttaaaagcaaaaaaaaaattggatgAATCTATTGTAAAAGTTACTGACTTTAGTGAAGTTATGGATGCcctgaataaaaaaaaaatgattttagcTCCATGGTGTGAAGATATAGCCACAgaagatgaaataaaaaaagaaactcAAAGGTTGTCTTTAAATCAAACAAATACTGAAACTACCTTGTCAGGGGCTATGAAACCGTTGTGTATTCCATTAGATCAACCTCCAATATTACCAAATACCAAATGCTTTTGGTCAGGAAAACCAGCCAAAAGATGGTGCTTATTTGGTAGAAGTTattaa
- the DLC8 gene encoding dynein light chain 1, putative — translation MADRKANKNAVVKNVDMTEEMQIDAIDCASQALQKYNVEKDIAAHIKKEFDRKYDPTWHCVVGRNFGSYVTHETKNFIYFYIGQVAILLFKSG, via the coding sequence atgGCTGATAGAAAAGCAAATAAAAATGCAGTTGTAAAAAATGTAGATATGACCGAAGAAATGCAAATTGATGCTATTGATTGTGCAAGTCAAGCTTTACAAAAATACAATGTTGAAAAGGACATCGCTgctcatataaaaaaagaatttgatAGAAAATATGATCCCACTTGGCATTGTGTAGTAGGAAGAAATTTTGGTTCTTATGTCACTCATGaaactaaaaattttatttatttttatattggACAAGTAGCTATATTACTGTTTAAATCcggataa
- a CDS encoding integral membrane protein GPR180, putative, translating into MAKRVNYLFFFGILTFFIANTYVKGKVFQGTFNIKKNEKIHYLTKFSCNIGTCQFKIKMRLKDNIYEKLTHNYYKLSSELLNDKEDNTNNNLFNMNYDNAYYVLTSNKLEFIPQRITLILDNEQRYINKDEKCFSFGKLRNTHNFNLPFNFKYYDLVNSKTYDKLKNFINNKYTISFNKIYSELKNNKLMQSEMLNYTSLGNEKNSNYENKDITAKTTHRVHVWFLMFDDCYDSLINNLKLSIKTKIAYWEYLSYASKLHDISSLAYAKLDDDTKFYSSNIFDKKTFLESPKRLLFLEKNFTKVEVGDMSFFIKYHNFDNMKSFINMYNNLYKNGFYEKIIDHIYENDGFTVEYEVNIFQTNKSHFSYELQYSPILTFILTVLYIFLIFQYGSKIIQNVVSKKHKHGMILCVTFVILIQLLSNSLLFIHLLVYSKNGIGIHIFKIFFNLLNFLAQIVMCTMLLSLSYGLTIFESSFNIFIRIKVIFSLITFFHIVLVILDNTYIMESSSKYFDNDNITGYIIVFLRIILTIIYHVNINNLFLMSKISPIRRFLKKMYIFGIFYILSFPIIFMICYIFDTYWRQRFMLFGTSFLQFVSTYFITKMFLTNSEYFKVSDLSASDLPGATSSWFNQKFHAY; encoded by the exons atggcAAAAAGAGTAaactatctttttttttttgggattttaactttttttatagcTAATACTTATGTGAAAGGAAAAGTATTTCAAGGAActtttaacataaaaaaaaatgaaaaaattcattatttaacaAAATTCAGTTGTAATATAGGAACTTGCCAattcaaaattaaaatgagacttaaagataatatatatgaaaaattaacccataattattataaactTAGTAGTGAATTACTAAATGATAAAGAGGACAAcacaaataataatttatttaatatgaaTTATGATAATGCATACTATGTATTAACCAGTAATAAATTAGAGTTTATTCCTCAAAGAATAACATTAATATTGGATAATGAAcaaagatatataaataaagatgaaaaatGTTTTTCTTTTGGAAAACTAAGAAATACTCATAATTTCAACTTaccttttaattttaagtaTTATGATTTAGTTAATAGTAAAACATATGAtaagttaaaaaattttataaataataaatacacAATATCATTCAATAAAATTTACagtgaattaaaaaataataaattaatgcAATCAGAAATGTTAAATTACACATCTTTAgggaatgaaaaaaattctaattaTGAGAATAAAGATATAACTGCCAAGACGACACATCGTGTTCATGTTTGGTTTTTAATGTTTGATGACTGTTATGATAGCcttattaataatttgaaATTAAGTATAAAAACTAAAATAGCTTACTGGGAATATTTATCATATGCATCAAAACTCCATGATATTTCAAGTCTAGCATATGCAAAATTAGATGATGACACAAAATTTTACAgttcaaatatttttgataaaaaaacatttctTGAAAGTCCTAAAagacttttatttttagaaaaaaatttcactAAAGTTGAGGTAGGAGATATGTCTTTCTTTATTAAGTATCataattttgataatatgaaaagttttattaatatgtataataatttatataaaaatgggttttatgaaaaaattattgatcatatatatgaaaatgatGGATTTACTGTTGAATATGAAgttaatatatttcaaaCAAATAAATCTCATTTTTCTTATGAATTACAGTATTCTCCCATtcttacttttattttaactgttttatatatatttttaatttttcaatatggtagtaaaattattcaaaatgTTGTATCTAAAAAGCATAAGCATGGAATGATTCTATGTGTAACTTTTGTAATATTAATACAACTATTGTCAAAttctcttttatttattcatttattagtttattcaaaaaatggTATTggtatacatatttttaagattttttttaatttattgaattttttaGCTCAAATTGTTATGTGTACCATGTTACTTTCATTAAGTTACGGTTTAACAATTTTTGAATCaagttttaatattttcataagaATTAAAGTGATATTTTCTCTTATCACATTTTTTCat attGTTTTAGTTATATTAGATAACACATATATTATGGAATCATcttcaaaatattttgataACGATAATATAACTGGTTATATAATAgtatttttaagaataatCTTGACTATTATATATCATGTtaacataaataatttatttttaatgtcaAAGATATCACCAATTCGTAGGTTTCTTAAAAAGATGTACATTTTTGGCATATTTTACATACTCTCATTTcctataatttttatgatatGCTATATATTCGATACATACTGGAGACAGAGATTCATGCTATTTGGAACATCCTTCTTACAGTTTGTTTCTACCTATTTTATTACGAAAATGTTCTTAACAAATTCagaatattttaaagttTCTGACTTGTCAGCAAGTGATCTTCCTGGAGCAACATCCAGTTGGTTTAATCAAAAATTTCAtgcatattaa
- the PIGO gene encoding GPI ethanolamine phosphate transferase 3, putative: MKNNIYGNILTNHKIIFSVILLLNLLIFFSFINGFLYPRQGITNKSEDLEVFCRKVFGDDYVESLKKKNSFSIINAPYDRIVLLLIDSLRFDFMLYDPNYKKEERENEDKDENGNKKDKKNELYGEKLFLNNMMNLHHILKKEKKNSLLFRFEADPPTITTSRLKSILIGSVPNYMDINENFNPSSNIQDNFFEQLHRNKKNTIVIGDDTITRLSRNFKKELVYESFNIFDFYSLDIASKKHFYEEYVLDYWDLIYIHVLAVDHAGHVEGPNSKSMSNILKDFDMFIYDIINKIKLEKEKRTLFLVIGDHGQMDSGDHGGSSTDETESALFAYSPMDFISLNKNINQNNFILYDNDSAKNHFLTNNSQINIEGYKKYHSFLNNINKNDTYYYNIKHTKQLNLISTLSLLIGSTLPFCNIGNVILDMIPVAYINKHSKLKKKENKESKVDINTNENFKNNTNNKNDDLDSHSNLYYDLLNLHYIAELNYANLWQINRYLNFYEKKYRVLKNKDYFFIKSTWTKIEEEKSHFFIAYKNFVDDETILRKEQIAYIEYINKMRNLMDFTQKYFYSIFFMKNRSFLILCFFIITYFLIIFKILYYHSKLNYYHNTITKSNYSFIIQLFVLLLPFNSFNKNIYLLLFSCAFLLYFVTHILSKNKYKDFYMFFNYAKISIMFNNSFIYEEETKENKKIKKQDNKGITHNDKKRSINENNNNKFQNFINLIVKYLNKIGTKNTLYNENIEYKVNDHKESKTYIFYNIYNILKLFYIFKSKFALILINNMFFVFVIIWSLSLVSFNYIDKEIYYIHYILFMYVVFCLFKYKNKFSFNFIRGCPLLIILTLNTIFNFTPDFLDHNIEKKFLNKLMLKIVLPVSFYFLSLILINSGINKLLQKKIKYMVMQIWTLQFVLVFLFLLKINEYMDFLIPPFIYILTFSIFIFIILRKNSIIEKKKLPGDIQKLYEVSISLFIILFSSIQLSIIIYSNTNLSVLFLFYITLIFFYFFFLSINSSENNEDNNIVINWINEHGDIKMFNIENKNKNIKTYHINTSIKEKFSLKLEEEKNNILNKCNLVNQTDITQMQIFKLIKNFSFYLINETDFHILSSVLLKYSFFITGHKFIFNKLPINSAYVGLNKYVWPISQFYLFNHIFFPFVFSLFFVVYIYNLRKIKIMLLFKELDFYNFYLYPLINFLFKILFLFSSKFIFSLCASFYLDLHIMLYDYFLPNFFYLTVINILFISFCLLILSITKNILLR, translated from the exons atgaaaaataatatatatggtAACATTTTGACTAATCATAAGATAATATTTTctgttattttattattaaatttattaatatttttttcctttattaaTGGTTTTTTATATCCAAGGCAAGGAATAACAAATAAATCAGAAGACCTTGAAGTATTTTGTAGAAAGGTGTTTGGAGATGATTATGTAGAatccttaaaaaaaaaaaattcattctCCATTATTAATGCACCATATGATAGAATAGTCTTATTATTAATAGATTCTTTAAGATTTGATTTTATGCTTTATGATccaaattataaaaaagaagaaagagAGAATGAAGATAAAGATGAAAatggaaataaaaaagataaaaaaaatgaattatacgGAGAGaaattgtttttaaataatatgatGAATTTAcatcatattttaaaaaaggaaaaaaaaaattctttattatttcgGTTTGAAGCTGATCCACCAACTATTACCACTTCAAGATTAAAATCCATTTTGATAGGATCAGTTCCAAATTATATGGacattaatgaaaattttaaccCTAGTTCCAATATtcaagataatttttttgaacaGCTACATAGAAACAAGAAAAACACTATAGTTATTGGTGATGACACCATCACACGCTTAAgcagaaattttaaaaaagaattagttTATGAaagttttaatatttttgatttttattctttagaTATAGCTtcaaaaaaacatttttacgAAGAATATGTTTTAGATTATTGggatttaatttatattcatgTTTTAGCTGTTGATCACGCTGGCCATGTAGAGGGACCTAATTCTAAATCAATGAGTAACATTTTAAAGGATTTTGATATGTTTATATAcgatattattaataaaataaaattagaaaaagaaaaaaggactttatttttagtaataGGAGATCATGGACAAATGGATTCTGGGGATCATGGTGGTAGTAGTACAGATGAAACAGAAAGTGCTTTATTTGCATATTCTCCAATggattttatttctttaaataaaaatataaatcagaacaattttattttatatgacAATGACTCAGCAAAAAACCATTTTCTTACTAATAATAGTCAAATAAACATAGAaggttataaaaaatatcattcatttttaaataatataaataaaaatgacacttattattataatattaaacatACAAAACAATTAAACTTAATTAGCACTCTATCTTTGTTAATAGGATCAACTTTACCCTTCTGCAATATAGGGAATGTTATTTTAGATATGATTCCTGttgcatatataaataaacattctaaattaaaaaaaaaagaaaacaaagAAAGCAAGGTGGATATCAATactaatgaaaattttaaaaataacacaaataataaaaatgatgattTAGATAGCCACTCTAATTTATATTacgatttattaaatttacatTATATAGCAGAATTAAATTATGCTAACTTATGGCAAATAAAtagatatttaaatttttatgaaaaaaaatatagagtattaaaaaataaggattatttttttattaaaagtacGTGGACAAAAATAGAAGAAGAGAAatctcatttttttatagcttataaaaattttgttgACGATGAAACAATATTAAGAAAAGAACAAATCGCATAtatagaatatataaataaaatgagaaATTTAATGGATTTTactcaaaaatatttttattccatattttttatgaaaaatcgttcttttttaattttatgtttttttataatcacttattttttaataatatttaaaattttatattatcattcgAAATTGAATTATTACCACAATACAATTACAAAGAgtaattattcttttataatacaaCTATTTGTCTTATTATTAccatttaattcttttaataaaaatatatatttattactgTTTTCATGtgcatttcttttatattttgttactcatattttatcaaaaaataaatataaagattttTATATGTTCTTCAATTACGCAAAGATAAGTATAATGTTTAACAATAGTTTCATATATGAAGAAgaaacaaaagaaaataaaaaaataaagaaacaaGATAATAAGGGTATTACGCacaatgataaaaaaagaagtattaacgaaaataacaataataaatttcAGAATTTTATAAACTTAATAGTGAAATACTTAAATAAAATAGGAACAAAAAATACcttatataatgaaaacatAGAATACAAAGTAAATGACCATAAGGAGAGTAaaacttatatattttataatatatataatattctaaaattattttacatatttaaaagtaaatttGCCCTTATATTGATAAATAACATGTTTTTTGTATTCGTTATTATATGGAGTTTATCTTTAGtatcttttaattatatagaCAAGGAAATATACTACATTcactatattttatttatgtacgtagttttttgtttatttaaatataaaaacaagttttcttttaattttattag aggATGCCCCTTGCTAATTATTTTAACACTTAAtacaatatttaattttactcCTGATTTTTTGGATcataatattgaaaaaaaatttctaaataaattaatgttaaaaatagtattacccgtttctttttattttttaagtttaatattaataaacagtggtataaataaattattacagaaaaaaattaaatatatggTAATGCAAATATGGACATTGCAATTTGttcttgtttttttatttctacttaaaataaatgaatatatggattttttaattcctccatttatttatattttgactttttcaatttttatatttattatattaagaaAGAATagtataatagaaaaaaagaagcTACCCGGAGATATTCAAAAACTATATGAGGTTTCTATTagtttatttataattcttttttcatcAATTCAATTATCTATTATTATCTATAGTAATACAAATTTAAGTGTATTGTTTCTCTTTTATATAacattgatatttttttatttcttttttttaagtattaaCAGTtcagaaaataatgaagacaATAATATTGTAATTAATTGGATTAATGAACATGGAGATATCAAAATGTTTAacatagaaaataaaaataagaatattaaAACATATCATATAAATACATCAATTAAGGAAAAATTTTCTCTCAAActtgaagaagaaaaaaataatatattgaaTAAATGCAATTTAGTAAATCAAACAGATATAACGCAAATGCAAATTTTTAAGTTAATTAAAAACTTCTCATTCTATTTAATTAATGAGACtgattttcatatattatcCTCAgtacttttaaaatattctttttttataactggccacaaatttatttttaacaaattGCCTATCAATTCAGCTTATGTAGGGTTAAATAAGTATGTATGGCCAATAAGCCAgttttatttgtttaatcATATTTTCTTTCCTTTTgtattttcactttttttcgttgtctatatttata